DNA from Gambusia affinis linkage group LG06, SWU_Gaff_1.0, whole genome shotgun sequence:
GTTCGAAGCGCCGAGGAAAAGACGGCAGAGTACGCTGTGTTCGCATTGGTGCCTGTCTTCTGCATAATAGGCCTATTGGGCATCCTGATCTGCAACATCTTGAAGAAGAAGGGATACAACTGCACTGCTGAGAAGGAGGGGAGAGACGAAGAGACTGCTACACCTCAGAAAGAAGgtgagaaagacaaaaaagtgcAACTTTGACCACATAATGTCATTCAATTCTGATGTGCTCTAAAGGCATCAGCACTCAGAGGAAGTGGGGGCTTTTTTTAATGCCATACAATAGTCAATTCAACAGAGCAGAAAAGTTAAGATGGGAAAATCAAATGAGGTAGACAGAAATCAATAAATtctattaaaagtttaaaatgggaaaaactgaaaaaatgatTAAGGGTGTGGATGAGGATATTGATTCATCACACCCACTCTATGCACTTGGTACCGACTACTTTTCAAAAGAACAGCcactttgagattttatttctaagcaTAATTCTTAGCCTTTGACCCACTTACACGCAAAAAAGAGCTTTGAAAGTTGGTGATATGAGGCAGTAATTGACATTACAATTACAATATCGAGGTCACCCACACTGCTTTGCATGTAATGTGGTAAATAGCACCAACTTCTTCATTATTCTCCTTTTGGATTTGGTGTACTGTGGTTGTCGGGTTCTTATTCTTGCAAAACACATGGGATGGATTGTGTTTTCCACAGGGAGTTGAAAGGACAAATCCTAAAGATTGTATTGAGagatggcataaaaaaaaaagtttatctaaTGTAAGAAACAATCTAAACATTTGGATTGTCTACAAACTGAAACCTGATTGTAATCCAGCATCCATGAAAAACAAAGGCCATATAAAAAGGGTAATATTTAGTCATTAATTACCTTGGTTGTTTATTAGTTCTATCTGCTGCCAAGGAAGAAAGAGAGGTCCTTTAAAATGTGAGCCTTAACAGATTTAAAGCTGGCCAAGCTGGCTTCTTCTGTTCTCACCTGATGGTGCAAAGCAGAGCCAAAGAAGTATTATGACCTACCAGGAGTGTCAGCTGGGAGCTCAACAGATCCTGTTAAAAGGCTGCTTATGTCTGCACAACAGCTGTTGCTTTTAGGTTTCTTAGTGACTGACATGGAGGAACATGTAGGAATCATTGAACCTTTGCCCCAAGATGGGGAGAAGAAAACAATAGAATTGAAAATTGTGCAAAACGTCatattaaacagttaaaatgaaataaaaagcacgTTTAGAACATAGTAATGAACATGTGTCCACTTTAGACTTTATATTATTCTGTAGTGCTTTGCAACATTGATACTTATCTGTGGTTTTGTGTTCTGTGAAGTGACAGACAAAATGGATAGCTTTTCTTGCTTCCTACAAACGTTGACAGAGCCTTTCACTAAGATAAATGTCTGCTCAATGTGATTAAAACCCAGTTTTATAAGCATAGAGGATGCCATTTAACAGTGGCAAGTGCTTCAGGTATCAGCGATGTctggtttttgtgtttgtgtagctcacaggtgtcaaactctagtcctcaagggccgctgtcctgcagtttttagatgtgccacaggtacaaaacactggaatgaaatggcttaattacctcattcttgtgtagatcagttctccagaatcttgctaatgacctaattattctcttcaggtgtggtgcagcagagacacatctaaaagttgcaggacaccggcccttgaagattggagtttgacacccctggtgtgGTTGTTGCCTCAAAATTTAAATTGCTCCTGATACTGCAAAGGAAACTGAACCTGAACCTTGTTCTCTCTCCAGCTCCCTCATTTCTTCCGTCTCCTCTCTATTTATCATAAGTTTCAGTTGTATCTGAAAAAGAACCTGACACCACCAAAGCCTCTCTCCTTTCTCAGTCAGATCAATTATTTAATCAGCTCATTTACCTCATTGTTAATGTCTTCTGTTTCATTCTTCTTGGTCAGGACGTTTTAGTTGCTGTCTGCTCTCAATTCtaagactgtttttatttacagtgaaaGAAAAGCTGATGCACATTCCAACGATGGAATGCACATTCATTCTTTCAGGTCTTTTCAGGTCTTGATGCAGCTAGCTATGAATAGACTGTGCTATGCTAAGTGAGTTAAAGGAGAGTAGGAAAGTGTTAATGCAGGGAGTCAGGTGAAAATGAcgaaaaacaggaaacatgagAAAGTGAGCAATGGAAAAATTAAGAGCACAAAGCAGAAAACCTCATTAACAAAACCTGTTCCTGTTTCTTTGTCAATGCTGCTACATTATGCACTTGTGACAGTCTGTCAGTCTCATGATGTCTTTGCTTGGCTAAAGTTAGACAAACTTCTTACTTCTGCACTTTTCTGACCGACTCTGTCAGGGAGAATACCCCAGAGGCTGAATTACAACAAGCCATTTGCCTTGTAGGACTAAAGCGGACTTGCTAGCAGCTCTGACAAGCTGGACTTACAAATTTCAGGTGTAGAGGCATTAATGGAAGTAATATCTCTAAATCTATGTTCAGGCAGAGTAATGACTCATTACAAAACTCTAGTTCTCCAGTTCTCAGTCAGATGCTGCAGTTGAACTTGATCAAAGAGTCGTGGTGTTAATAGCAGATAAAGAGTGCCACTCTGTGAGAGTGATGCTGTTATTTTTCCATAGCAACAGTCACTGTAGAGACAGACCTATTGTTACGCTCTGACAACAGCCTAATGCTGCTGATGTAAGagatagaaataaaactctacacacacagagacatatATACTCAGAGACATTTCCAAACAATACAGTTGGAGTTCACACTTGGCTCAGTGTCGCTTGGCATTTCACACTACAGTGCACTGAACGCACCAACACACCGAGCTCTGTGTGCTCCAGCAGTGCTGAATGGAGGAGAACTGCTGAGTGAGTCTATTCTGTCCCCCCCAGGCCCTCGCTACCTTCTCTCACTATCCTCATCTATTATGGGATGGGGTTGCCATGGATGCATTTATATTCTTTGCAGTTAATCTGTCCTTGTCTATCCTCATCAGACAGAACAGCTCAGTATGAGTGACTTTGGGactcctatttaaaaaaaaaacaaaacacaaaaactttgcTTACTATTTGCCCTCCTAtatggaaaaacatttcatctgtgATAAAAAAGGGTTCTTTTTCAGACTAAAAACACATACTTTTGCTTACCAGATATTTTATCACTTTAGCTGCTGGTTATAATGGTTGCATTCATCTGTGTGGGAAGTGGGTGAGCTGCCAGATCTGTAGCACCCTCCAGTGGTGGGTCAAGGTCAAAACAACTGTTAAAAAAGTTAGTAGTAACTGTGTTGATATTTTATGTTACCAAGGATTTGGCCATTGTTGACTGTCCAGTAACAATGGCTACTGTGATGAATGATCCTCTGCCATTGGGCAATACGCTGTAacttacagttgaaaccaggtATTTACATAAttatgctgaataaaaaaagacccttttttctcactgtcaaAAGATTAATCAGACCAAACCTCCCTTGTTTTAGGATGGAAttgccaaaattatttctatttgctaaataccaGAAAACCTTGGGGAAACATTTTGCAACTTTGTTCGAACTCAGAAGTTTATCTACATTTGGGCGGTATCCAAAATAATTGTCTTCAACTGTATGGTTAGGTTCCAACCTTTTGGGCTTCCTGTCACAAGCTTCtcacaatagtttgctggagttctggACAATTCCTCTTGACAGAGCTGATGTAACTGAGAGCATTTTGTAGGCCATCTGACTCGCAACTTGTGTTGAACTTGGGTTGAAATCAGGGCTTTGTGATGGCCACTCCAAAACACTGACTTTGCTGTCACATTGATACTTGTTGGCTGTTTACTTAGGATTACTtattgtccatttggaagaccAATCTGTGCCCAAACTTTAACTTCCTTGCTGATGTCTAAAACTGTTGCTTCACTATTTCTACATATAATCTTCTTTCCTCTTGATGCATTCTGTTTTATGAGTTAGCTAATATGTTTCCCCCTGTCTTTTAGGTCACAACTGCCCCTACATATCTGATGACCTGAATGAAGACACAATCAGTGTTCTGGTTCGCCTCATAACAGAGAAGAAAGGTATATAACACATCCGATTTGATCTGAGCTTGTAGTGCAATCTTATTAATCAAGTAACAACCAAAGGAACAACTTTTCGCTCCCTGGTCGATTTCTTTAGGTTTTGCTACCTGTAAATTTCAGATCTGACAAATGttaatatcaaacaaaaataaccttAGTTTATATTAGATTATTTAATCTTGTcagagaaaatttttttatccataTCAGCCTGCCCCTCTGTGAAAATGTGGTTACTGCTTTAAATGTAATATGCGCTTTTCTTGTTGGTAACcactttcaattatttatttacattattgtGGAGGAtatcttgtttttcctttaacttcAGAGCtggattttctgcttttgtcacCTACTTCATAACACGAGTGAGCTTTAGCTGTAGATCCCAGTTGGATCATTGGACATTCTCAGAATTTTCTGCTAAAGAGCAGCTCCAGATCATCACACTGCCTCCATGTTTTGTTCATGGTCTTGCTTTTCTAAGTTCCAAATAGCAGAATATACACGTTccagaacatttttcatttcaacttcCACTTTTGTCTTGTCAGTCCACACaatatttttcctaaaatattGTCCTCAAAATTTTGTGATTACTTTATTTCAAAGGGCTGTGCTCATTCTAATAGCTTTTGCTTCAAAACTTgcaatttccatttgaaaataACCTCTTATATTTCAGTCAAGTTACTGTGTATTTGTCTGATCATTTGAAACATGAGTATTAAACACagaccaaaaacaagaaatatttaagaGGGAAATAATTCTTCAAAGCACTTCGTACTGGTAACCCAAatcatcttttacttttttaacatGATCTAATTTTATGTCAAGCagaatgtgaaaacattaagaGGTGGTGTTTCAATAAGCTGATATtgtctctgtttcagaaaatgctGCTGCACTGGAGGAACTGCTGCTGGAGTATGAGAGCAAACAGATGAGCAAAGGCTCATCAATCAAGTAagtgtcacacacacacacacacacacacacacacacacacacacacacacacacacacgcacacacacacacacactgacaaacCCTTACATGCTTTCACTAAGCTGTGCTCCTTGAGGTCAGATTTAACAAGAAGTCAACTTCActcctgtgtttttctctctaatCACATTTACTAATGATATTTGTAATTCACAGTTtccttaaactttttaaacaaaaacacatagtTTCAAAAGATGTATTGACCCTTCAGACTGCTTTGGCTGCATTTTCTGAGTAGGAGCAGTTTGAAGCTTGGCAGTGACTCATTCGCACAGGTCTGCAGCGAACATCTTACACAGTCATAAAAACTGTCCAATTATGAGACTTCAACAGTCATTTGGTCTCTGAGCTCACTGCTGGTCACTGGTCACAAAACTTATAAAGGTCTCAACTTTTACACGACCAATGGTGGTTGTGGTTGGAACTTTGGTTGCTGTGGCTTTAAGAATCACTCAAGTAGTCAGaagtaaattcaaaatgtcaGTTTACACCACTGTGCCTCTCTATTTTCTTACATGagattttgcttattttttaaacacatgttAACATTTCAGCCTGGAATAATAGTGAAAAAGATCTTGttataaaatctgtttgtaGTTAAGCACTAAAGGAACTACTCAGAGAACATAACCATTCCTTGGATATAAATTTGGTGTGAGACCTCAAGTCTTTCTAGTTTACTGTTCAAatcctgcatttatttttaaatgttacagatGCATTCACAGACAGTATGTGTAATTATGTCATGATTTAAAGGACCTTCGGACTGTCACTGCTggcttttaatttaaacactACTACAGATAGCATGATCTCCTTCTTTTGTGCACAGAACATATTATGTTGTAGAGTTTAGTAAGCTGTAAAGTGCATTTAAACTAAACTGAGTTGCACTATTGTGCTGTCCAGATAACAGAATTAATagaaagaaatcattttaaaaactgttagaAAACTGCAGCCTGTCAAAGTCATCTAACCAAATAAAGGACTTTATTTTAGTCATCTTTGGATTCTGACCTACCCTCCACCCCCTTTTTTGTGTTCAGCTCTGATTTATTGGATTTGCTTTTAGTGTGAAAAATTGTGTGTAAACCAGTGATTGGAGGTCTCAGTGGCTGGAGCTGGTACGCTGTTTCTCAATGGGGCCACAGAAACACATAGCTACAGTTTCAGGAAcattctgacacacacacaatgtcCACACACAGTTCTGGAAACCTTTTAGATAGATGCAGAACCCATGGAAGGGGCAATGTGGGGGTCAATCTCTTGCAGCAATAACAGAGACAAACAATAGTCTGTCTCTATTTTGCTCTTTACCTTAATCAGCACCATATAACAATAAAGAGACCTTCACTTCTTTAACATCAAAATTGCTGTATGTCTACACAGTCAATGTGTAGAGCTACTTCCTGAAACAATTAAACTTCATCTTGTGTTCTTTGCCTTGTTGGTATACACAAGCAGATCTAAGACATCCAGGCTCTGTGCTGGAATAGAGACCcatataaaacatgcagggtagGGGTACTTGAGGACCAGGTTTAGAAACCGATGAACTAGATGGGAGAGTGAGAGGAGTTGGCCCATCATAGGACAGAAATCTGTACATTTAGGATCACTGCAAAACAAGGCTGATTCATaaaatttatgaattaaaaatgatgatTGTAGTCATCTTGTGATTAGACCTAGGTTTGAATAAactttttgaccatttttccTCCCTTTCTCACCAACAGGTTCCCGATGCTGTCTCCCTTGTCCACCTTCCGCTCCATCCCCAAGTCTTGCCCTCATCAGTCCCACCTCCACACCATCTCGGGTCTCTCCGGTCTCGCTCCCAAACACGGCTACCGTTGCTCCCGCTGCGCTCAGAGAAAGTGGCCTCCTGTTCTCATTCCTCCCCTGGATTCTCTCAAAGACCCTCTGAAGCCCCCACAGGGCCTCACGCTGCCCTCCTTGGACACACCTGTTGACCAGCAGAAGAACCCTCTACTGGGGGCTGGTTGCGTAGACACTCATCACCCCCAAGCCGCTGTTGTGTCAAAACCTGTTCAGAACAAAGTGGACAGCAGTGAAGGGAGGGAGAAGAAAGAAGGAGAGGTGTTGTCTGTTGGGAGGTGAGTTTGGCTAAATGCAttgctatgttgttgtttttttttttttttttagttatttctgGTTTAAAGTCTTCTTCAACTTCACATCGGAACTCTGAAAATTGGCCAGAACAGCACTCTGTTTAAAAGCTTTGCCTTACAGTTTCAGATTAACTATTCTGGTTTCTTTAGGTGTTTTTGCATTTGTCTTTCTGACACTAACTTTGgataactttctgtttttgatttaaagatTTCAAGTTGCTCACATACCTGAGTACAAGCCCGTTACCACAGAAACCAAAACGTCATCTCAGGAGCAAAGAAACTCCCTGTTTGGTGGAAAACATTTCCCCTCCTGTTCATCATCTGCCTTCAGGAGGTACAGtcataaaaactcaaaaggaCACCATGTGTCATCACTTTCTTTCTGATTCTTGCTTCAATCTATGtctctgctgtttctttatACTTGATTAAATGGTGAATGTGTGTTGAATTGATTGTCAGTTCTCTGAGATTGAATATAAATAACACAATATAACTCGTGTATtgattatgacaaaaaaaaaattaaatgttggatAAAAAGACAAGTAACCATCTTCTCCAACTGTCTGACTATGTCAGGTTACTCAAAGGTACAgagatcatttttctttttgtgaaatgacaaaataatagGAGTGAGAATATCTTGGAAAACCATTTAATGCTTCTTCAAACTGAGAAGTCAACTTTCTCAAGTTAAATAATTTGAGAAAGTACAGATTATGATGTTCTGGCTTTGTGATCTTCTGGTAGGTTATTCAAGACATTTTGTGTTAAGTTTAGGCACAGCATTTGGGAACAATATCTTAGAGACATTGCACTCAGACTCGCCACttattaaatacttttatctgtcctgcagattaaaaacttttagaGCGAAGACAGTGCTTCAGAATCTGTCCCAATCCAATATATTAAGATACAGCTATAACAAGCCTTCAGTGCTGTTGCATCATTAGCAAATGATTTCAATGGCTGATTAACATTACCATTTCCTTTGTCTTATCAGATAAAAAGATGCAGAGAGGCTGCATGATCATCCTACCTCGTGAAAGAAGACTTCAATATCTGATGGCAGCTTAAACGCCAGGATGGAGATGCTCTTCAGAAAACTTAACCTCCACCTGCTGGAAGAAGAAGGAATTGCTTCTCATCGCATGATGAGACGATTTCTTGACAGCTTGATCTTATGCTGCTCAAAGCTTAACGCCCAGTCAGCAACGGTGCTGGAAAGCTAATGAGTTTAATGCAGGAGGAGGATTAGTTTAAACTAAACATCAATGAAACAAAAGATGCAAAATCACCAATTTTTACAGATCAAAATATGGTGGTTCTGCTGCTTTGGAATCAACTTTTGTGACTACAAAAGTTGTTTTCCTCAGCTGTTTCAGACAGCTGTTTTCCTCCAAACAGCTGTCTGTTCGGAGGAAACCAGACAGCACAACAccatcaaaaaaaaacaacataaataatctTTGCAACCATGTGCCACATAGATTAGAGGTAACAATGTATTTGTTAACAACTGGTTCATGCAAAAAATGGCTTGTTCTTCTCTTTGGTTTGCATAGAAATTACAGATGTATTAAGGatttgatttgttctttaatctGTTGAATGTATTAACAGAAACTCATTGTATGCACTGAAGTAAATTTATCCGGTTGGAGGGTTTAAACCTGAGCTCTgaattttacatctttaaagGTCAATATTTGATAAATGGCTAGCTATTGGAAATCTGTCACAATCCCAGGGTTAAACGTTTCTTATCGAGTTGTGCCATGCAATTATCTATGCTGATGCCAGATCAACAGAATCATTTCAGTCTTCCAGATTATAAACAAGGGCTCAGCATGTTTCAGAGCTCCTTAGGTAACTTGtgaaagtcttttaaaaaagttcaaaaatgttGCTACCTGTCAGACAGATTTTTTCTTCATGCGATAACATCACAGGCCTCCAAATTTTATATTGGGTCACATTGAAGCAGCTTTTGTTGTATCAATTATTGATTTAAGCCCTgataaaagacacattttcttttcaactctTGTATAGTTGAGATGCTTAAATGATCAATTCAATTCAACAACTTCCCAAAAGCAGAATTAAGAACCTCTTGGTACGTTTTAGTTTTTAGATAGAGTCCAGTGTGGACCCAGGTTTAGTTGGAAAggagttttttttgtatattttcactACATTTAAATGATATTGCAGCTCAAATCTTCTTGTAAGCAGCAAATATCGTTTTGGACCACAGGTGAAAAACTAAACATTGAGAAAGaccacaattaaaaaacaaaacatgtatataggtgtaaatatgtaaatgagaCTGAGCGCATACACAAGTAAACtcttgattttgattttatacTCTAACACATAGTACGCATGAGGTAATTCAGGGGTGAACAGCTGCACTGCACCAGTGACAGGATTCTGTCATTCATATAAGCTGAACTGCTGTCTGAAATGGTTTTCTACCCTTAATCTAGGGTTAAACatatcagtgttttttttttctctcatcttgAGAGAAactcacaaactcacattttagTTCCTTAATAAACTAACAAACTGCAGGTAGTCCGGACTCTTCAGCAGGCTTTAGTTTACATTCTCATAGGTTTCCAAGATTGTGCTATTATCagatttaattactttattatGCTCATATTATGctgttaaaaataacacaacataTGCAGAGGAGAGGGCATTTATTATCCCAAGCTGATGATCATGtgttttcatctgattttattgctttacatttgtcagcattaaatgttttcaaactaggcaggaaggaagaaaaacatctcatcagatttttggtatttatttatatcatgCTTCATTTTATTATATCACATCTATTTCTGTATGCTGTTTTTACTCATGAAATAAAGAAGAGCTGtattttaaactgtttcatTGTTAATGATCGATAGCCTAATATTGTTTGACATGTGTGCATGTGAGATATGTTTGTTGTTAGAGTGTGGGAGAGGAACAGGATCTTGAAGAACCAAAATTCCTTTGTAACTACCACCCCCTACTGCTGATCTCTACACATTACAAGGACTTGACTCATGATTGTCAAACCTTGGTATCATTGGTGGTTCCATAAGTTGCTTATTAGAgaactaacaaaaataaatgaaagtattGACTATTTGCatatatgcaaataaactggGATATTAAGGAAATAAGCAGCAATAGTCAAAGATATTCAATTAGTACAGTGACAAAAGCACTTGCTGGTTTGGGATTGTATCTTCTtattgaaaacattatttttactctaAG
Protein-coding regions in this window:
- the relt gene encoding tumor necrosis factor receptor superfamily member 19L; translation: MRNHLCCSTLVLLAVIGCGGTAVVQCWWGNGCVCLQCPAGQEPSKACGKIQSSAEDVKCQFCPPGSFSDTVDSERCRPHTSCEILGRNVSVSGTLTSDAVCGDCLPGFLSPDGGQVSTQSGCIKTELHVRKVRTVGKGSSNGAGGPANSTVVRSAEEKTAEYAVFALVPVFCIIGLLGILICNILKKKGYNCTAEKEGRDEETATPQKEGHNCPYISDDLNEDTISVLVRLITEKKENAAALEELLLEYESKQMSKGSSIKFPMLSPLSTFRSIPKSCPHQSHLHTISGLSGLAPKHGYRCSRCAQRKWPPVLIPPLDSLKDPLKPPQGLTLPSLDTPVDQQKNPLLGAGCVDTHHPQAAVVSKPVQNKVDSSEGREKKEGEVLSVGRFQVAHIPEYKPVTTETKTSSQEQRNSLFGGKHFPSCSSSAFRR